A genomic window from Dama dama isolate Ldn47 chromosome 6, ASM3311817v1, whole genome shotgun sequence includes:
- the GSX2 gene encoding GS homeobox 2: protein MSRSFYVDSLIIKDSSRPAPSLPEPHPGPDFFIPLGMPSPLVMSMSGPGCASRKSGAFCVCPLCVTSHLHSSRGPASSGGGNAGAGSAGAAGGGAAGAAGALPLLKSQFSSGPGDAQFCPRVTHAHHHHHPPQHHHHHHQPQQPGSAAAAAAAAAAAAAAAALGHPQHHAPVCTATTYNVADPRRFHCLTMGGSDASQVPNGKRMRTAFTSTQLLELEREFSSNMYLSRLRRIEIATYLNLSEKQVKIWFQNRRVKHKKEGKGTQRNSHAGCKCVGSQAHFARSEDEDSLSPASANDDKEISPL from the exons ATGTCGCGCTCCTTCTATGTCGACTCGCTCATCATCAAGGACTCCTCACGGCCCGCGCCCTCGCTTCCCGAGCCGCACCCCGGGCCAGATTTTTTCATCCCGCTGGGCATGCCGTCCCcgttggtgatgtccatgtccgGGCCGGGCTGCGCGTCCCGCAAGAGCGGCGCGTTCTGCGTTTGCCCGCTCTGCGTCACTTCGCACCTGCACTCCTCTCGTGGGCCCGCGAGCTCCGGCGGCGGGAACGCAGGGGCCGGGAGTGCAGGGGCCGCGGGTGGCGGAGCGGCAGGAGCCGCCGGGGCCCTGCCCCTGCTCAAGAGTCAGTTTTCTTCGGGTCCTGGGGACGCCCAGTTTTGCCCGCGCGTGACCCACgcgcaccatcaccaccacccgccgcagcatcaccatcaccaccaccagcccCAGCAGCCCGGCTCGGCTGCAGcagcggcggccgcggcggcagcggcggcggccgcggcggcctTGGGGCACCCGCAGCACCACGCACCTGTCTGCACCGCCACCACCTACAACGTGGCGGACCCGCGGAGATTTCACTGCCTCACCATGG GGGGCTCGGACGCCAGCCAGGTACCCAATGGCAAGAGGATGAGGACGGCGTTCACCAGCACGCAGCTCCTGGAGCTGGAGCGGGAATTCTCTTCCAACATGTACCTGTCTCGACTCCGGAGGATCGAAATCGCCACGTACCTGAATCTGTCAGAGAAGCAGGTGAAAATCTGGTTTCAGAACCGCAGGGTGAAGCataagaaggaagggaagggcaCGCAAAGGAACAGTCACGCGGGCTGCAAGTGCGTTGGCAGCCAGGCGCACTTCGCGCGCTCCGAGGATGAGGACTCCTTGTCGCCGGCCTCGGCCAACGATGACAAGGAGATTTCCCCCTTATAA